The sequence TGTTGACCCTTTTTATACTGGTGGTCATCCAGATCGAATTGTTTGGTTGTGTCTGCTGATAAATCAACAGACCCCATTACACATTTGGTGTGTTTATCTTTGTTCAGTTTTCAATGAGCTTTCGTTGCGGTTGTGATGCAACTTTATAAGTATAACATTCATGTAACAAGCATGTCAAGTTTATTTTAAACTTATTTCAAACTTATTTTTAAATGTTTTGTTTTCGTCACATCTCACGTGACAAGGTCTTAATGATACCATGTTTCATATCATCATGTCAAACCTTTTTTGAACTTCTTTTCAAATCGTTTTGATTTGATCGTCTAGTTCGTCGCTGTCTCAATTGACAACCTATATATAATACCACGATTTAGATCTCGATGTCAATACTTTATTTAACTTATTTCCACCGACTTTTAAATCGTTCGGTTGCTCTGTTAGCAACCTATATATAGTATCATCTGATAGTCCACTCTGTCAATACTATTTTTACAATTATTTCAGGTATGTTTCGACTATATCTCTTAACACTATTCTAATCAGTTTTATACGAGTACTTTATCATTTTCGTATTATGTGTTGTTTTATAAATCCTTTTCTGCTGTATTCTGATTAAGCCACTCTATACCATTAACAGGATCTTATTGTTTTATATTCTATTTATCCCTATATGTAACGTACCCTCAGGGCAAACTCATATACTGGGACTTAAACTAAATCCACTTGCTTTGTTATACTTGCTAGACTATTAAGCGACTCTTGTAATTCCTTTGCCTTTTCTTCTCTTTGATCAATAAAAGGTATTTCGCTATCAAATCTAATTGGTGTACCATAAAGTATTTCTTTTATATCTTGATTTGCATAAATTGGGATGAAGTCAATATGCTCTCCAGTCTCACGATAATAGTATTTATCAATATTGAGAAAGCCTTCATAGATATCCCCTACCTCATTCTCATTCGATGTATATTCTATATCAGGAAAAATCAATATTGAATCCCCTGCTTGCAAAGCTTGTACCGAATTCTTTAATGTTTTTATAATACGTCTTGAATTTCGATAAACTGGCACAACACAAGCAGAATGGGTTAATGCACTCACAAAATACGAGATAATCCAAGCGAGAGGTTTAGCAATGTACAACGGAAATTTA comes from Aerococcaceae bacterium DSM 111021 and encodes:
- a CDS encoding glycerol acyltransferase; this translates as MHEIGYGAFYLFIKKIARLVFPKYTTIQVYPKDRPVVYVSHHQNMLGPINILLWFPKFVRVWSLSVFTDQETCYEHYINYTFTKRFKFPLYIAKPLAWIISYFVSALTHSACVVPVYRNSRRIIKTLKNSVQALQAGDSILIFPDIEYTSNENEVGDIYEGFLNIDKYYYRETGEHIDFIPIYANQDIKEILYGTPIRFDSEIPFIDQREEKAKELQESLNSLASITKQVDLV